The Desulfurobacteriaceae bacterium genome contains the following window.
TCAAGCACAGTCTCTACAATAACAATAATTACAGAGAAAACATTTGCTACCAAAGCTCCCCAAGCAAGAGCTTCAATCAAACTCTGTCTCGTTCCAAGTTCATAAAAGATAAGGGCAGGTACTAGGTGCAAGTCTGCTGTAAGACTTGTAGCAAGAAGTTCCGCGCTCAACGTTTTCTTACTACCAAGCTTTAGAATAGTTGCAACTAAGTTGAAAACAACAGATGCTATTAGTGCATAAGGATCCCCGTCGTAAACAAATCCAACAGTTGTAGTTAAGGACATCATTATAAAGAAGGTAGTTCCAACTTTACCCCAGTCCATTTAGCCTCTCCTTTATTTTCTTTCTAAGCATCGCGCTCCTTGCGGTAACTTT
Protein-coding sequences here:
- a CDS encoding DUF6394 family protein yields the protein MDWGKVGTTFFIMMSLTTTVGFVYDGDPYALIASVVFNLVATILKLGSKKTLSAELLATSLTADLHLVPALIFYELGTRQSLIEALAWGALVANVFSVIIVIVETVLEAREEHWW